The region GCGGGCGGCCAGCATCACAATTAGCATGGTGATACCGATTATGAAAGGGGTGATGAGAAGGGGCATAACCGCCTGGCCCAACACTGCGACTTCATCATCCGATTCGTAATGCTCTGGTTCGTCGCACCAGCTCTTCCAAAGACACATGAAATCACACCGAGAATCAGCCAAGAAAAAGCGGCTGCAAAGAGTGTAGCCAATATCAGAGCTGGTCCTGTAGATGCGATGATAATGGAGGACACCTTCCAGATAACGGCCTCTTGAACAGTGGGAAATTCGAAGTTCCAAGCCGAAAGATGAACACCACCGTAGGCCACAGGTAGGACGGGAGAGCTAAATACTGCTAACACGTGATGATAGACATAGGCCAGGGCTTTGAGGAGGAAGTCGAAGGGGTCTTTGGGTACGAGTTTGTGCTGAAAGTTGAGAATATTGCCATGGTTTCTATAGAAAAGCGAGTCTGTTTCTTTGGCCGCTCTGTGGATAGTTTTCATGGCGTTTCGGTCTTTGACTTCGTAGGAGCCTTGGAGGTCAAGGGGTTTCTGATCACAGATAAGCAATCTGAGTACAGCCACAAGGGCTACACGGGCAGCCAATAATGGTACCTTCGTCATGGGGTCGAAGATGATTTACATTAAACCAAAAGGCATACATCAAAATTGCACAAACCACATGTACCATAATGTGCAGCTCCAACAGACTGAGTGGTAAGCCATATACCTTGCGCGCAGCACACTCAATAATCACCCAACTAACTTGGATAACAACCAGCGATTTCTTGAAGAAGTCCGCCTTGCTCTGATGCATTATGAAGGACCTTGGCAGTATCAGTGCTTTGACATCTTGATCTGCTACCTTCTTTGCAAGATGGGCAGAGATTATACATGTGCGCATTTTGTGCCCTTCATCTATGTCGCTTTCTTGGTGCCTCACTGTGAGCCCACCCATCGTTACGAAGAAGGCATATTGCATATCGAAAACACACTATATTTGGTGTCAGCCTAGCTACCAACAATGGTGTAACATCCGAGGAGGTTTATGTATCAAATGCACATTTCAGACTCACATGGTCGGTTATATATGCTTGGTCTTCGAAGTGAGCATCTGCTGTACTGCCAGTGTCCTTCTTGTAGTCATCATCTTCTCATCGCACTTTTCACATGGTGTCGGGTTGTGCCATGGGAACACGGCTGGTAAGCTTGAAACGGGGTTTTGGTAGCTCCTGCCTGGAAACTGGATGTCTGCAACAGTCGAAGTGTCGAAACTGACCGTTTCAGCTGTGATTATATCACCCAAGGTATCTGTTGTGGCATCATCGACGAGCTTTGTTTTGTCCTTTTgttcctcttctttctcgcGCAAATGTTTCAACAGTGCTCTTGCTTCGAAGAATTGAGAACAGGCTACGGTGGTAAGGTATGCATGTGCAAAAGTTATTATCTGGAAGTAGTTTTTGACGGATGGGAGATTCAGTGATATTTTGAAAGCAAAGCCTGTTTTCTTGCGTGTCTCTCTCCTCAAGCCTACAGATCAGCCCGTCGTACAGCCTCACCTTGTATGCCGCCTATGGCGACGTGGGGGCTATATCCGGTTCCCGGCATCCAATAGGCTGGCCGTCAAAATGTCTATTAAGGCCTCAGCATAGGTCGCCTGATATGCCGCGTATTTCTCAAGTAGAAGTGCACTGCTGGTTTTTTGGAGGTATTGGACTTCTCAACCCGCACGCTGGCATCGGCCCATACCCGCTCGGCCTTGGATTTCATACCCCATCCTTGAATAGTTTCGGCTGGCTGCAGGTAGGAAAGCCCCTTTCCCAGCACCAAGGCTCGTCTGTGTACATGTCTCGATTTACGTGATACCGCAACGTGAGGGGTTGGGATGCACCACATGCGGTGATACAGATCGGGGGGGAAAGTCAGGGTCGATCCCTTCGTGCAGGTAAGTCAGCTGTCCAAggttggtgggatgggattcTCATCATACGAGGCTGCGTCCAGATAGATAGATCTCTCCCTCGGATGTCCAATGAAGGACGACTATGGCACTTGGTAATTTTGCTGGGGGGGGTTTTGTGCTGTGATGTCGCCGCCAGTATCCTGAACCAAGTGAGAAGAATATTCTCAGTGACAAATGTGATGACACTGGATTGTGATACTGTGAGGAGGGAATGTTCACATCAGATTGGATATTGGAATTGTCATTCTGCCATGGCTAATCTCCATGGGAATCTTTCGGGGCAGTAGACTCACAGAACAGTTCCAAGTGGCAGTGCTTGGGTCACCTGCTTCTGATCTGAGGGGGAAGCCAGTTCCACGAACACGGTGGTATCCGTACGTACTGGAGCCTCTCTCAGGTTTGAGGATATATATTCGCGGCAAGGTTACCAGCGAAATCGGGATCAGACTGAGCGTAATCCCAACACCATGGTGCGGATTTGTTTCTCTTTAGGATTGATCTCGGGGACAATAAACCGCTCAAGCTTTTCGCCATGTGGTAATACTTATATTACAGAATGAAGGATCACAGTGAGTACAATGACATCGACCAAGAACCATCAGTCCTTTTTTGCGATATTTGTCCCACCGATTTCAGATTAGTGGTTGTCATGGCAGCGAACCCCCTATTCGTTCCAAGAACTTAaaagagggttagggtagtTGTACACACAGCACAGCTTCACTTTTTACCGATAAGATAAGGAATTTCATCCCACCTTTGAGCTGCACACCAGCGCGCGCAATTGGATCGATTCGCCAGCCAGCCAA is a window of Podospora pseudopauciseta strain CBS 411.78 chromosome 1, whole genome shotgun sequence DNA encoding:
- a CDS encoding hypothetical protein (EggNog:ENOG503NYSU), which codes for MQYAFFVTMGGLTVRHQESDIDEGHKMRTCIISAHLAKKVADQDVKALILPRSFIMHQSKADFFKKSLVVIQVSWVIIECAARKVYGLPLSLLELHIMVHVVCAILMYAFWFNKPLDLQGSYEVKDRNAMKTIHRAAKETDSLFYRNHGNILNFQHKLVPKDPFDFLLKALAYVYHHVLAVFSSPVLPVAYGGVHLSAWNFEFPTVQEAVIWKVSSIIIASTGPALILATLFAAAFSWLILGSWCDEPEHYESDDEVAVLGQAVMPLLITPFIIGITMLIVMLAARVFLVVEVFISLRAAPLGVF